From a region of the Bradyrhizobium sp. KBS0727 genome:
- a CDS encoding glutathione S-transferase family protein, producing MYTLYHHPFCPHSRFVRLILGEHGLDLRLVEERAWERREAFLALNPAGHTPVMMAEGRPPIPGAGIIAEYLDEVHGADADERRLLPTSVGERIEVRRLMAWFNDKFFEEASNPLVTERIYKRFMSEENGGGAPATDVIRAAKVNVRYHLAYIGWLAQTRNFLAGDRLTYADLAAAAHLSAIDYLGDVPWSEDDAAKAWYARVKSRPSFRPLLSEWLAGVPASRTYVDLDF from the coding sequence ATGTACACGCTGTATCATCATCCGTTCTGTCCGCACTCGCGCTTCGTTCGCCTGATCCTCGGCGAACACGGCCTCGATCTGCGTCTGGTGGAAGAGCGGGCCTGGGAACGGCGCGAGGCGTTCCTTGCGCTCAACCCGGCGGGTCACACGCCGGTCATGATGGCCGAAGGCCGGCCGCCGATACCCGGCGCCGGCATCATCGCCGAATATCTCGACGAGGTTCATGGCGCGGATGCCGACGAACGGCGGCTGCTGCCGACATCGGTGGGCGAGCGCATCGAGGTGCGCCGGCTGATGGCGTGGTTCAACGACAAGTTCTTCGAGGAGGCCTCCAACCCGCTGGTGACCGAGCGCATCTACAAGCGCTTCATGAGCGAGGAGAACGGCGGCGGCGCGCCGGCGACTGACGTGATCCGCGCGGCCAAGGTCAATGTGCGCTATCATCTGGCCTATATCGGCTGGCTGGCGCAGACGCGGAACTTTCTCGCCGGCGACCGGCTGACCTACGCGGACCTCGCCGCCGCGGCGCATCTTTCGGCGATCGATTATCTGGGCGATGTGCCATGGAGCGAGGACGACGCGGCAAAGGCGTGGTACGCGCGGGTGAAATCCCGCCCGTCGTTCCGCCCGCTGCTGAGCGAATGGCTGGCGGGGGTGCCGGCGTCGCGGACCTACGTGGACCTCGACTTCTGA
- the queG gene encoding tRNA epoxyqueuosine(34) reductase QueG, with amino-acid sequence MAGGGAGVADLRGPRLLNGNARLSGDELKAALAREARALGFDCIGVTDPAAIAEAAKYFREFLAAGAHGEMDWLAANPERRMDPHALWPGVRSVIMLGVNYGPDENPLAMLERRSHGAISVYAQGDDYHDVIKKRLKALARWFAAVSGEELKVFVDTAAVMEKPLAQAAGLGWQGKHTNLVSREFGSWLFLGAIYSAADLPRDEPDGDHCGSCNACQEICPTAAFPAPYKLDARRCISYLTIENKGPIPHEFRKAIGNRIYGCDDCLAVCPWNKFAQEGREAKLAARGELRAPSLADLVRLDDAAFRALFTKSPVKRIGRDRFIRNVLIAIGNADDASLAPEAERLLDDASPLVRGAAVWALSQLMAPDAFAALAKRADVGETDEAVRMEWKDCAARP; translated from the coding sequence ATGGCTGGCGGGGGTGCCGGCGTCGCGGACCTACGTGGACCTCGACTTCTGAACGGGAACGCCAGGCTTTCCGGCGACGAGCTGAAAGCCGCGCTGGCGCGGGAAGCCCGCGCCCTGGGCTTCGACTGCATCGGCGTCACCGATCCCGCCGCGATCGCAGAGGCCGCAAAATACTTCCGCGAATTCCTCGCAGCCGGCGCGCATGGCGAGATGGACTGGCTCGCGGCCAATCCCGAACGGCGAATGGATCCGCACGCGTTGTGGCCCGGCGTCCGCTCGGTCATCATGCTCGGCGTCAACTACGGGCCGGATGAAAATCCGCTGGCGATGCTCGAAAGGCGCAGCCACGGCGCAATCTCGGTCTACGCCCAGGGCGACGACTATCACGACGTCATCAAGAAGCGCCTGAAGGCGCTGGCGCGATGGTTTGCCGCCGTTTCCGGCGAAGAGTTGAAAGTCTTCGTCGACACCGCCGCCGTGATGGAAAAGCCGCTGGCGCAGGCGGCGGGACTGGGCTGGCAGGGCAAGCACACCAATCTTGTCTCGCGCGAATTCGGCTCATGGCTGTTTCTCGGCGCGATCTACAGCGCAGCCGACCTGCCGCGCGACGAACCTGACGGCGATCATTGCGGCTCGTGCAACGCCTGCCAGGAGATCTGCCCGACCGCGGCGTTTCCGGCGCCCTACAAGCTCGATGCGCGGCGCTGCATTTCCTATCTGACGATCGAGAACAAAGGCCCGATCCCGCACGAATTCCGAAAAGCGATCGGCAACCGCATCTACGGCTGCGACGACTGCCTTGCGGTGTGCCCGTGGAACAAGTTCGCGCAGGAAGGCCGCGAAGCAAAACTTGCCGCGCGCGGGGAGTTGCGTGCGCCGTCCCTGGCGGATCTCGTCCGGCTCGACGACGCCGCGTTCCGCGCGCTATTTACAAAGTCGCCGGTCAAGCGCATCGGCCGCGACCGCTTCATCCGCAACGTGCTGATCGCGATCGGCAACGCCGACGATGCCTCGCTCGCGCCCGAGGCCGAGCGCCTGCTCGATGACGCAAGCCCGCTGGTGCGCGGCGCGGCGGTCTGGGCGTTGTCGCAACTAATGGCGCCTGATGCTTTTGCCGCACTGGCGAAGCGAGCCGATGTCGGCGAGACCGACGAAGCCGTTCGCATGGAATGGAAGGATTGCGCCGCGCGCCCTTGA
- a CDS encoding thioesterase family protein — translation MTKQSFFAKHGRVVIGLLAHVIEEHHGSDEFVPAPLTVDMFRLPNIQTPVEITTGLVRDGRRIKVVEAEFFSGGTSIARLAIGECWLYDEKGPIGTSTVAALAQKKPMTNVPPP, via the coding sequence ATGACAAAGCAATCTTTCTTCGCCAAGCATGGTCGCGTCGTGATCGGTCTCTTGGCCCACGTGATCGAGGAGCATCACGGCTCCGACGAATTCGTACCCGCGCCGCTGACGGTCGACATGTTTCGGTTACCGAACATCCAGACGCCGGTGGAAATCACCACCGGACTTGTCCGCGACGGCAGGCGGATCAAGGTGGTGGAAGCCGAGTTCTTTTCCGGCGGCACCAGCATAGCGCGCCTCGCGATCGGCGAGTGCTGGCTCTATGACGAGAAAGGCCCGATCGGCACCTCGACGGTGGCGGCATTGGCGCAGAAGAAGCCGATGACGAACGTGCCGCCGCCGTAG
- a CDS encoding nuclear transport factor 2 family protein — MTTAAMLRAFCDAVEQRNGKAFAELFTEDGVYHDVFYGAFAGHAKIAELIDDWFYRTATDFRWDMHTPVSDGHTLYARYTFSYRSTLPEAKGARAMFEGVAIMQLRDGRITEYHEVANTAPAFVDIKFAPERIAKIIARQGAALKARPEMKRHLVE; from the coding sequence ATGACCACCGCCGCCATGCTCCGCGCCTTCTGCGATGCCGTCGAGCAGCGCAACGGCAAGGCGTTCGCCGAATTGTTCACGGAAGACGGTGTCTATCACGACGTGTTCTATGGCGCGTTCGCCGGCCACGCCAAGATCGCCGAGTTGATCGACGACTGGTTCTATCGCACCGCGACCGATTTCCGCTGGGACATGCACACGCCGGTCAGCGACGGCCACACGCTCTATGCGCGCTACACCTTCAGCTACCGCTCGACGCTGCCGGAGGCGAAAGGCGCGCGGGCGATGTTCGAGGGCGTCGCGATCATGCAGCTCCGCGACGGCAGGATCACGGAGTACCACGAGGTCGCCAACACCGCGCCGGCTTTCGTCGACATCAAGTTCGCACCCGAGCGCATCGCCAAGATCATCGCCAGGCAGGGCGCCGCGCTGAAGGCGCGGCCGGAGATGAAGCGGCATTTGGTGGAGTAA
- a CDS encoding carboxylesterase, which translates to MTNSAPIDQEPAFIEVGEGNGRRRIAVRARAGSAPGSTSRAPGLFWLGGFNSDMRGTKALALDEWAAKNGRACVRFDYSGHGESGGAFIDGTIGRWLEESVAVFEQFCRGPQVVIGSSMGGWMALLLARAIANRAASPASLAGLVLIAPAPDFTEQLMWNGFSPDIREEILTKGVWMRPSEYGDGTPYPITRALIEEGRNHLLLGSAIEVGCPVRILQGAQDPDVPWQHAFALAHRLPADDVVMTMIQDGDHRLSRPQDIARILAAIAEIG; encoded by the coding sequence ATGACCAATTCAGCGCCAATCGATCAGGAACCGGCCTTTATCGAGGTCGGCGAAGGCAACGGCCGCCGCCGGATCGCAGTGCGTGCCCGCGCAGGCAGTGCGCCCGGCAGCACAAGTCGTGCGCCCGGGCTGTTCTGGCTTGGCGGCTTCAATTCCGACATGCGGGGCACCAAGGCGCTCGCGCTGGACGAATGGGCCGCCAAAAATGGCCGCGCCTGTGTCCGGTTCGACTATTCCGGCCACGGCGAATCCGGCGGCGCCTTCATCGACGGCACCATCGGGCGCTGGCTGGAAGAGAGCGTGGCCGTGTTCGAGCAGTTCTGCCGGGGGCCGCAGGTCGTGATCGGCTCGTCGATGGGCGGCTGGATGGCGCTGCTGCTGGCGCGCGCGATCGCCAATCGCGCGGCATCGCCGGCGTCGCTGGCCGGACTGGTGCTGATCGCGCCGGCGCCCGACTTCACCGAACAATTGATGTGGAACGGCTTCTCGCCTGACATCCGCGAGGAGATTTTGACCAAAGGAGTCTGGATGCGGCCGTCGGAATATGGTGACGGCACGCCCTATCCGATTACGCGCGCGCTGATCGAGGAGGGCCGCAATCACCTCCTGCTCGGCAGCGCCATCGAGGTCGGATGTCCGGTGCGCATCCTGCAGGGCGCGCAGGACCCCGACGTGCCGTGGCAGCACGCCTTTGCGCTGGCGCACCGGCTGCCGGCCGACGACGTGGTGATGACCATGATCCAGGACGGCGACCACCGCCTGTCGCGACCGCAGGACATCGCGCGGATTCTCGCAGCGATAGCGGAGATCGGGTAG
- the infC gene encoding translation initiation factor IF-3, translating into MRRPNRAPPAATKDGPRTNDEIRNAQIQLIDQTGLNHGTVETVLAVKMALEAGMDLVEISPNNNPPVCKIMDYGKFKYSAQKKAAEARKKQKVVEIKEIKLRPMIDDHDYDVKMRAMQRFFEEGDKVKITLRYRGREMAHQEIGTKLLDKVKADVAEYAKVEQDARFEGRQVVMVLAPR; encoded by the coding sequence ATTCGCCGTCCCAACAGAGCCCCGCCCGCCGCGACCAAAGACGGGCCGCGCACCAATGATGAAATCCGCAACGCGCAGATCCAGCTGATCGATCAGACCGGCCTCAACCATGGAACGGTAGAGACGGTCCTTGCCGTCAAGATGGCCCTTGAAGCGGGCATGGATCTTGTCGAGATTTCGCCGAATAATAATCCTCCCGTTTGCAAGATCATGGACTACGGGAAGTTCAAGTATTCCGCGCAGAAGAAAGCCGCCGAAGCCCGCAAGAAGCAGAAGGTCGTCGAGATCAAGGAGATCAAGCTGCGGCCGATGATCGACGATCACGACTACGACGTGAAGATGCGCGCGATGCAGCGGTTCTTCGAGGAAGGCGACAAGGTCAAGATCACCTTGCGCTACCGTGGCCGCGAAATGGCGCACCAGGAGATCGGCACCAAGCTCCTGGACAAGGTCAAGGCCGACGTCGCCGAATACGCCAAGGTCGAGCAGGATGCGCGCTTCGAAGGCCGTCAGGTCGTGATGGTACTGGCGCCGCGCTGA
- the rpmI gene encoding 50S ribosomal protein L35, whose product MPKLKTKSGAKKRFKVTATGKVMAAQAGKRHGMIKRTKKQIRQLRGTRVLFKTDGDNIKKYFLPNA is encoded by the coding sequence ATGCCCAAGCTGAAGACCAAGTCAGGCGCTAAAAAGCGCTTCAAGGTGACTGCCACTGGCAAAGTAATGGCCGCCCAGGCCGGCAAACGCCACGGCATGATCAAGCGGACGAAGAAGCAGATTCGTCAGCTCCGCGGCACCCGCGTGCTGTTCAAGACCGATGGCGACAACATCAAGAAGTATTTCTTGCCGAACGCCTGA
- the rplT gene encoding 50S ribosomal protein L20 — protein sequence MSRVKRGVTSHARHKKVYKAAKGFRGRRKNTIRAAKAAVEKAGQYAFRDRKRKKRTFRALWIQRINAAVRPFGMTYSVFINGLAKSGILVDRKVLSDLAITEPAAFQAIAEKAKAALAA from the coding sequence ATGTCTCGCGTCAAACGCGGTGTGACCTCTCACGCCAGGCACAAGAAAGTCTACAAGGCCGCCAAGGGTTTCCGCGGCCGCCGCAAGAACACCATCCGCGCCGCCAAGGCCGCCGTCGAGAAGGCCGGGCAATATGCCTTCCGCGATCGCAAGCGCAAGAAGCGCACCTTCCGCGCGCTCTGGATCCAGCGCATCAACGCGGCGGTGCGTCCGTTCGGCATGACCTACAGCGTGTTTATCAACGGCCTCGCCAAGTCGGGCATCCTGGTGGACCGCAAGGTGCTGTCGGATCTCGCCATCACCGAACCGGCGGCGTTCCAGGCGATTGCCGAGAAGGCCAAGGCCGCCCTCGCGGCTTGA
- the pheS gene encoding phenylalanine--tRNA ligase subunit alpha: MSDLATLEQTILSQIAGASDEAALETVRVAALGKKGSISALLATLGKMSPDERKTQGAAINLAKDKVTEALTARRDILKSAALDARLASETIDVTLPLREAPTEAGRIHPLSQVFEEVNTIFADMGFAIAEGPDIETDDYNFTKLNFPEGHPAREMHDTFFFNPKEDGSRMLLRTHTSPVQVRTMLTQKPPIRVICPGRTYRIDSDATHTPQFHQVEGLVIDKGSHLGHLKWILQEFCKAFFEVDHINMRFRPSFFPFTEPSLEVDIQCRRDKGEIRFGEGEDWLEILGCGMVHPNVLRACGIDPDVYQGFAWGMGIDRIAMLKYGISDLRQFFENDVRWLSHYGFKPLDLPTLAGGLST; the protein is encoded by the coding sequence GTGTCCGACCTTGCAACACTCGAACAGACCATTCTCAGCCAGATCGCCGGAGCCTCCGACGAGGCCGCGCTCGAAACGGTGCGTGTCGCAGCGCTCGGCAAGAAGGGCTCGATCTCCGCGCTGCTCGCAACGCTGGGCAAGATGTCGCCGGACGAGCGCAAGACGCAGGGCGCGGCGATCAACCTCGCCAAGGACAAGGTGACGGAGGCGCTGACCGCGCGCCGCGACATCCTGAAATCGGCAGCCCTCGACGCCCGGCTCGCCTCCGAGACCATCGACGTCACACTGCCGCTGCGCGAAGCCCCCACCGAGGCCGGCCGCATCCATCCGCTGAGCCAGGTGTTCGAGGAGGTCAACACGATCTTCGCCGACATGGGTTTTGCGATCGCCGAAGGCCCGGATATCGAGACCGACGACTACAATTTCACCAAGCTGAATTTTCCCGAAGGCCATCCGGCGCGGGAGATGCACGACACCTTCTTCTTCAATCCGAAGGAGGACGGCTCGCGCATGCTGTTGCGTACCCACACCTCGCCGGTGCAGGTGCGCACGATGCTGACGCAGAAGCCGCCGATCCGCGTGATCTGCCCGGGCCGCACCTATCGCATCGATTCCGACGCGACGCACACCCCACAGTTCCACCAGGTCGAAGGCCTCGTCATCGACAAGGGCTCGCATCTCGGCCATCTCAAATGGATCCTGCAGGAGTTCTGCAAGGCGTTCTTCGAGGTCGACCACATCAACATGCGGTTCCGGCCGTCGTTCTTCCCGTTCACCGAGCCCTCGCTCGAGGTCGACATCCAGTGCCGCCGCGACAAGGGCGAAATCCGCTTCGGCGAAGGCGAGGACTGGCTGGAGATTCTCGGCTGCGGCATGGTGCATCCGAACGTGCTGCGCGCCTGCGGCATCGATCCTGACGTCTATCAGGGCTTTGCCTGGGGCATGGGCATCGATCGCATCGCGATGCTGAAATACGGCATATCCGATCTGAGGCAGTTCTTCGAAAACGACGTGCGCTGGCTCTCGCATTACGGCTTCAAGCCGCTCGACCTTCCGACGCTTGCGGGGGGACTGAGCACGTGA
- a CDS encoding ASCH domain-containing protein, with the protein MSAVPAKYQGLRSFAFGDGPALADELLDLVIREVKTATCSTEDEPNTSTPGERWIVLDGRGVPACVIETLEVTYRRYNDVDAGFAYEEGEGDRSLRYWREAHRNYFGRMGRFSEDMMLMCERFRLVEVFAKAEQAS; encoded by the coding sequence GTGAGTGCTGTCCCTGCGAAATATCAGGGTCTGCGGTCGTTCGCATTCGGCGACGGGCCGGCGTTGGCCGACGAGTTGCTCGACCTTGTCATTCGCGAAGTAAAGACCGCGACCTGCTCCACCGAGGACGAGCCCAACACGTCGACCCCGGGCGAACGCTGGATCGTGCTCGACGGCCGTGGCGTGCCCGCCTGCGTGATCGAGACCCTCGAGGTGACCTACCGCCGCTACAACGACGTCGACGCCGGCTTTGCCTATGAAGAGGGCGAAGGCGACCGCAGCCTGCGTTACTGGCGCGAAGCCCATCGCAACTATTTCGGACGGATGGGCCGCTTCAGCGAAGACATGATGCTGATGTGCGAACGCTTCCGTCTGGTCGAGGTTTTTGCGAAAGCGGAGCAGGCGTCGTGA
- a CDS encoding endonuclease domain-containing protein, with the protein MADENNSTWKVSSRLRSNARALRKNSTDAERLLWAALRGHRLNGASFRRQVPIENYIADFVCHAALLVIELDGGQHFSDQAEQKDAARSAVIEAKGFQVLRFANHDVTTNRDGVLETIAAAVAERAPTLTLPRKRERGQEKQRP; encoded by the coding sequence ATGGCTGACGAGAACAATTCGACCTGGAAAGTTTCCTCCAGACTTCGATCCAACGCACGCGCGCTCAGGAAAAACTCCACCGATGCGGAACGCCTGCTCTGGGCCGCTCTACGCGGCCATCGATTGAACGGGGCTTCCTTCCGTCGTCAGGTCCCGATCGAAAACTATATCGCCGACTTCGTGTGTCACGCGGCCTTGCTTGTGATCGAACTGGACGGCGGGCAGCATTTTTCCGATCAAGCAGAGCAGAAGGACGCCGCCCGTTCGGCCGTGATCGAGGCAAAAGGGTTTCAAGTTCTTCGCTTTGCCAACCACGACGTGACGACAAACCGCGACGGTGTCCTTGAAACAATAGCCGCTGCCGTCGCGGAGAGAGCCCCCACCCTGACCCTCCCCCGCAAGCGGGAGAGGGGACAAGAGAAGCAAAGACCATGA
- the pheT gene encoding phenylalanine--tRNA ligase subunit beta, translated as MKFTLSWLKEHLETDEPLEKLADKLTMIGLEVEHIEDKAKALSPFSIARVISAEQHPNADRLRVCMVDTGDGGAPVQVVCGAPNARAGLVSVFSPPGTFIPGKNITLGVGTIRGVESRGMLCSAAELQISEDHDGIMELPADAPVGAAYAEWAGLGDPMLEINLTPNRQDCTGVHGIARDLSAADMGKFKDHAVKPIKGEFPCPVQVTVEDATLCPGFALRLVRGVKNGPSPEWLQKRLTSIGLRPINALVDITNFMTYDRARPLHVFDAKKVKGNLTVRRARDGETLLALDGRTYTLDSGVCVIADDHGVESLAGIMGGEASGCDENTTDVLIESALWNEINIAQSGRKLGINSDARYRFERGVDPAFMVPGLEMATRLVMELCGGTPSENIVVGKAFGEDRVIEFPLTEVKRLAGIDVPFPEVKLILGRLGFMVAGSGPVVKIAVPSWRTDVHGKADIVEEIVRIVGVDKVPMTPFDRGDAPRKPVLTQIQLRTRRAKRALAARGMVEAVTWSFISRPAAELFGGGQAELAVANPIASDLSDMRPSLLPGLVAAAQANVNRGFADVALFEVGQVFKGDKPEDQMVAASGVRHGFASSKGMGRHWSGSVMADALDAKADAFAVLAAAGAPMQALQIVSGGLGWLHPGRSGTIQIGPQNVLGYFGELHPRALEALGADGPLIAFEVILNRIPDAKQRPTRAKPALELSAFQPVSRDFAFIVDRSVKAGDVVRSAQGVDKKLITDVTVFDVYEGKGIEEAKKSIAISVTIQPREKTLTDQGIDAVAAKIVAEVTKKTGGVLRA; from the coding sequence ATGAAATTCACGCTCTCCTGGCTGAAGGAACATCTCGAGACCGACGAGCCGCTGGAAAAGCTTGCCGACAAGCTCACCATGATCGGGCTCGAGGTCGAGCATATCGAGGACAAGGCGAAGGCGCTTTCGCCGTTTTCGATCGCGCGGGTGATTTCGGCCGAGCAGCATCCGAATGCGGACCGCTTGCGCGTCTGCATGGTCGATACCGGCGACGGCGGTGCGCCGGTGCAGGTGGTGTGCGGCGCGCCGAACGCGCGCGCCGGCCTCGTCAGCGTGTTCTCGCCGCCCGGCACGTTTATTCCCGGCAAGAACATCACGCTCGGCGTCGGCACTATCCGCGGCGTCGAAAGCCGCGGCATGCTGTGCTCGGCCGCCGAGCTGCAGATTTCCGAAGACCATGACGGCATCATGGAGCTGCCGGCCGATGCGCCTGTTGGCGCCGCCTACGCCGAATGGGCGGGGCTCGGCGATCCCATGCTCGAAATCAACCTGACGCCCAATCGTCAGGACTGCACCGGCGTGCACGGCATCGCGCGCGATCTCTCCGCCGCCGACATGGGCAAGTTCAAGGACCACGCCGTCAAGCCGATCAAGGGTGAATTCCCCTGCCCGGTGCAGGTGACGGTGGAGGACGCCACGCTGTGTCCGGGCTTTGCGCTGCGGCTGGTGCGCGGCGTCAAGAACGGTCCTTCTCCGGAGTGGTTGCAGAAGCGCCTGACCTCGATCGGGCTGCGGCCGATCAACGCGCTGGTCGATATCACCAACTTCATGACCTACGACCGCGCCCGGCCGCTGCATGTGTTCGACGCCAAAAAGGTGAAGGGCAATCTCACCGTGCGCCGCGCCAGGGACGGCGAGACGTTGCTGGCGCTCGACGGCCGCACCTACACGCTCGACAGCGGCGTCTGCGTCATCGCCGACGACCACGGCGTCGAATCGCTCGCCGGCATCATGGGCGGTGAAGCCTCCGGCTGCGACGAGAACACCACTGACGTGCTGATCGAATCCGCGCTGTGGAACGAGATCAACATCGCGCAGAGTGGCCGCAAGCTCGGCATCAATTCGGACGCGCGCTATCGCTTCGAGCGCGGCGTCGATCCGGCCTTCATGGTGCCGGGGCTCGAAATGGCCACCAGACTCGTGATGGAATTGTGCGGCGGCACGCCGTCGGAAAACATCGTCGTCGGCAAGGCCTTTGGCGAAGACCGGGTGATCGAGTTTCCGCTGACCGAGGTCAAGCGGCTCGCCGGCATCGACGTGCCGTTCCCGGAAGTGAAACTCATCCTCGGCCGTCTCGGTTTCATGGTGGCCGGCAGCGGTCCGGTGGTGAAGATCGCGGTGCCGTCGTGGCGCACCGACGTGCATGGCAAAGCCGACATCGTCGAGGAAATCGTCCGCATTGTCGGCGTCGACAAGGTGCCGATGACGCCGTTCGACCGCGGCGACGCGCCGCGCAAGCCGGTGCTGACCCAGATCCAGCTCCGCACCCGCCGCGCCAAGCGCGCGCTCGCCGCGCGCGGCATGGTGGAAGCCGTGACCTGGTCGTTCATTTCAAGGCCCGCGGCCGAATTGTTCGGCGGCGGACAGGCCGAGCTCGCGGTCGCCAATCCGATCGCCTCCGACCTCTCCGACATGCGGCCGAGCCTGCTGCCGGGCCTCGTGGCCGCCGCGCAGGCCAACGTCAACCGCGGCTTCGCCGATGTGGCGCTGTTCGAAGTCGGACAGGTGTTCAAGGGCGACAAGCCCGAAGACCAGATGGTCGCGGCGTCCGGCGTGCGCCACGGCTTTGCTTCCTCGAAAGGCATGGGACGGCACTGGTCCGGCTCGGTCATGGCCGACGCGCTCGACGCCAAGGCCGATGCCTTCGCGGTGCTGGCGGCGGCCGGCGCGCCGATGCAGGCGCTGCAGATCGTGTCGGGTGGGCTTGGATGGCTGCATCCCGGCCGTTCCGGCACCATCCAGATCGGCCCGCAAAACGTGCTCGGCTATTTCGGCGAACTGCATCCGCGCGCCCTGGAGGCACTCGGCGCCGACGGCCCGCTGATCGCCTTCGAAGTGATCCTCAACCGCATCCCCGACGCCAAGCAGAGGCCGACCCGCGCCAAGCCGGCGCTCGAACTCTCCGCGTTCCAGCCGGTGTCGCGCGACTTCGCGTTCATCGTCGATCGCAGCGTCAAGGCCGGCGATGTCGTGCGGTCGGCGCAGGGCGTCGACAAGAAGCTGATTACCGACGTGACCGTGTTCGACGTCTATGAAGGCAAGGGCATCGAGGAGGCCAAGAAGTCGATCGCGATATCAGTCACGATCCAACCGCGCGAGAAGACGCTGACCGATCAGGGGATCGATGCGGTGGCGGCGAAGATCGTCGCCGAGGTGACGAAGAAGACCGGCGGCGTGCTGCGGGCATAG
- a CDS encoding toll/interleukin-1 receptor domain-containing protein, with amino-acid sequence MSFRITKTKAAWRDLVHEMQERAPDQNRYRFHNFSGDKLTKHQLIKLLTSSARAWNDFKRQQKHSIVWYGDDANHYWLPGYLINLRDVDLRNADLTDRDLSNVDFSGSNLSKVDFSRSRLDSRDINGTFTGYTDLTGCNLTRSKWAPSRLHYVRANNADFSHAEFNGVTLDHCQLQNAKFAKTLIAAEFDSTDIKGADFKDSYIFASSFFGMDLSAADNLNLASYHGDSRIDYQTIKLSQSVPPPLLAACGVAAFHIPYIDAISKNSAKHPSCFISYSAHDHKFIERFRNELSNNGIRTWFAPRDLSFGASTRDVIEAQIRSHDRLIVVLSKSSLQSQWVQFEVETALELERRKKGEIIIPVCIDDSPFKSRVSWARHLVRTRNIARYENWARSDSSFIREFVRRISKKTRIPKKALADTVKSVGRITSA; translated from the coding sequence ATGTCATTTCGGATCACGAAAACGAAAGCCGCTTGGCGTGATCTTGTGCACGAAATGCAAGAGCGTGCTCCCGACCAGAATCGCTACCGCTTTCATAACTTCTCCGGTGACAAGCTAACTAAACACCAGCTTATTAAGCTACTTACTTCTAGCGCTAGAGCGTGGAATGATTTCAAACGGCAACAAAAACATTCAATCGTCTGGTACGGTGACGATGCGAACCATTATTGGCTACCAGGTTATCTAATCAATCTTCGAGACGTTGATCTTCGTAATGCCGACCTAACGGATCGAGACTTATCAAACGTCGACTTCAGCGGTTCAAACCTCAGTAAAGTCGATTTCTCTCGGAGCAGGCTGGACTCGAGAGACATCAACGGAACGTTTACCGGCTACACCGACCTCACGGGCTGCAACCTCACTCGGTCAAAATGGGCACCTTCAAGGCTTCACTACGTTAGAGCAAATAATGCAGACTTCAGTCATGCTGAGTTTAACGGAGTAACCCTCGACCATTGCCAGCTACAAAATGCTAAATTCGCAAAGACGCTCATTGCGGCCGAATTCGATAGCACCGACATAAAAGGTGCCGACTTTAAAGACAGCTACATCTTTGCCTCAAGCTTCTTCGGTATGGACCTTTCAGCGGCCGACAACCTGAATTTGGCCTCATATCATGGCGATAGCCGCATCGACTATCAAACCATTAAGCTTTCCCAGAGCGTGCCACCGCCGCTGCTAGCAGCATGCGGCGTGGCCGCTTTTCACATACCTTACATTGATGCGATTTCAAAAAACTCTGCGAAACATCCGAGTTGCTTCATCAGCTATTCGGCTCACGACCATAAATTTATCGAACGGTTCAGAAACGAACTATCAAACAACGGTATTCGGACATGGTTTGCTCCGAGAGACCTCTCGTTCGGCGCATCAACTCGTGACGTGATCGAAGCACAAATTCGATCACACGATCGACTCATCGTCGTCTTGTCAAAGTCATCCCTTCAGAGCCAATGGGTTCAATTTGAAGTCGAGACTGCCTTGGAGTTGGAACGAAGAAAGAAAGGTGAGATCATAATTCCGGTCTGCATCGATGACTCTCCGTTCAAAAGCCGCGTCTCCTGGGCTCGCCATTTAGTTCGAACAAGAAATATCGCGAGGTACGAAAACTGGGCGCGATCCGACTCGAGCTTCATTAGAGAATTTGTTCGACGAATATCGAAGAAAACTCGTATCCCAAAAAAGGCGCTGGCTGACACTGTGAAAAGTGTCGGCCGCATCACGTCGGCATGA